The Novipirellula artificiosorum genome window below encodes:
- a CDS encoding toprim domain-containing protein: MLKHYIPWVVEPVVGDWFYNAKLRDICYEAVVKVLKRSKRHGDNLRERGFDNDAIKEMGIKSLYSDPRKFEDIAFDITSEVDYRVQVEPGYEDLTDDDRAELIATVPGFSQSHGEISFDMPRDKAMVIPMRDRFGLITRLRLRLDEPGDKGKYRYLGSDDSGHKASLIHVPIPTRNLLQDANRNQQPPRPLVVAEGEFKAEFATRYMNLPAVSMPGASQYRAAIELARKTAVSGIDWAYDSDHRTNKHVAKALIGAISECRQRDMPCRLMLWDPKYKGIDDIPDGDAQYIRYLDGEALDTYLETLAKEHELDRPDFRPRILIGPDFMGEAAERILDLLAQNGFFRDQRGKICRFDPTTETLLDLSSQALPAQIDRFCLFESADRNGNMVPKSCPADLAKNTYHRTDYEGIPRIKSVLPGPGVLSDGRVVVKAGYDSATETFVLRVPSGWDPSNYVLDRPTRQQAKQCFEQLTALFHDFDFSDEEGPTGAVSALITCVGRSAIDGCVPFFAVTADHPSAGKSLIVESILQIASPSHMGALGYDRKDDEMRKVITAELKNYRSILWFDNVPRGTAIASASLAKLGTSRVWSDRVLGSSESVSRRNEATVFFTGNDISYTDEIARRVITLNIRCQDKAAFVLGELSEYVADHRNDLLGHALTVWCWLWNHDSPNDDKRPIKSFPEWSTWVVDGIEELSGHDLRELVKTNDRAYDADAEQASEFIEAIAQLRPCSQVPTPGYDWWTAKDLAAEMVKFSESPSLHDRVAALTIQDAFSGAMPSPRRLGKRLSAMAFRSSDRYTLVANKPRNTNQYQLLPNESKQDIDRLTSEFRRQHNSK; the protein is encoded by the coding sequence ATGCTGAAGCACTATATTCCATGGGTCGTGGAGCCGGTCGTGGGGGATTGGTTCTATAACGCTAAGCTCCGAGACATCTGTTACGAGGCTGTCGTGAAAGTGCTGAAGCGAAGCAAGCGTCATGGCGACAATCTACGGGAGCGGGGATTCGACAATGACGCGATAAAGGAAATGGGGATCAAATCACTCTACTCGGATCCTAGGAAGTTTGAAGACATTGCTTTCGACATCACCAGTGAAGTTGATTACCGCGTTCAGGTAGAGCCGGGCTATGAGGATCTTACCGATGACGACCGAGCTGAGCTAATAGCAACGGTTCCTGGATTCTCTCAGAGCCATGGGGAGATCTCCTTTGACATGCCACGCGATAAGGCGATGGTCATACCCATGCGTGATCGATTCGGCTTGATTACGCGGCTGCGTTTGCGTTTGGATGAGCCGGGAGACAAAGGGAAATACCGCTATCTCGGCTCTGATGATTCCGGTCATAAGGCAAGCTTGATTCATGTTCCAATTCCGACAAGAAACCTTCTACAAGACGCAAATAGAAACCAACAGCCCCCACGTCCTCTTGTTGTCGCCGAAGGTGAATTCAAAGCCGAGTTCGCGACTCGATATATGAATTTGCCTGCGGTGTCGATGCCAGGGGCGTCTCAGTATCGTGCGGCGATCGAATTGGCCCGAAAGACCGCTGTCTCTGGGATTGACTGGGCGTATGATTCGGATCATCGCACGAACAAGCATGTTGCAAAGGCTCTCATTGGTGCGATCAGCGAGTGCCGACAGCGAGATATGCCATGTCGGTTGATGCTGTGGGATCCCAAGTACAAGGGGATTGATGACATTCCCGACGGGGACGCTCAGTACATCCGATATCTGGATGGCGAAGCACTCGACACTTATCTCGAGACTCTTGCCAAGGAGCATGAACTCGATCGACCGGACTTTCGTCCTCGCATTCTGATCGGGCCCGATTTTATGGGCGAAGCAGCGGAACGGATCTTGGACCTGTTGGCGCAGAACGGATTCTTCCGCGATCAAAGAGGGAAGATTTGCCGATTCGATCCGACTACCGAGACGCTTCTCGATCTGAGTTCTCAAGCCTTGCCTGCCCAAATCGACCGGTTTTGCCTCTTTGAATCGGCGGATAGGAACGGAAACATGGTTCCAAAATCCTGTCCTGCGGATTTGGCAAAGAACACCTATCACCGGACCGACTATGAGGGGATTCCAAGGATCAAATCAGTGCTACCGGGACCGGGGGTTCTTTCGGATGGGCGTGTCGTCGTGAAGGCGGGTTATGATTCTGCCACAGAGACATTCGTGTTGCGAGTCCCGTCGGGATGGGACCCAAGCAATTACGTTCTTGATAGACCGACACGCCAGCAAGCCAAGCAGTGCTTTGAGCAACTGACTGCCCTGTTCCATGACTTTGACTTCTCAGATGAGGAGGGCCCGACTGGCGCTGTCAGTGCACTGATCACTTGTGTGGGACGATCTGCGATCGACGGCTGTGTACCCTTCTTCGCCGTAACGGCAGATCACCCAAGCGCGGGAAAGTCACTGATAGTGGAGTCGATCCTGCAGATTGCTTCACCATCCCATATGGGTGCACTAGGATATGACCGTAAGGATGATGAGATGCGAAAGGTCATAACGGCTGAGTTGAAGAACTACCGCAGCATTCTCTGGTTTGACAACGTGCCGCGAGGGACGGCCATTGCTAGTGCATCTCTTGCAAAGCTTGGAACAAGTCGTGTCTGGTCAGACCGAGTCCTTGGTTCAAGCGAAAGCGTGTCGCGGCGAAATGAAGCGACCGTATTCTTCACCGGAAACGATATTTCCTATACCGACGAAATCGCCCGTCGAGTCATCACCTTGAACATCAGGTGTCAGGACAAGGCCGCCTTCGTTCTTGGCGAGCTAAGCGAATATGTCGCAGATCATCGCAACGATCTCTTGGGACACGCATTGACGGTTTGGTGTTGGTTGTGGAACCACGATTCGCCGAATGATGACAAACGCCCCATCAAGAGTTTCCCGGAATGGTCGACATGGGTGGTTGACGGCATAGAGGAACTCAGCGGACACGACCTTCGAGAGTTGGTCAAAACCAACGATCGAGCCTATGACGCTGACGCAGAACAAGCGTCGGAGTTTATCGAGGCGATTGCCCAGCTCAGACCGTGTTCGCAGGTTCCGACGCCAGGCTATGATTGGTGGACCGCGAAAGACCTTGCTGCGGAGATGGTCAAATTTAGCGAATCCCCAAGTCTTCATGATCGCGTCGCTGCATTGACAATTCAGGACGCATTTTCAGGAGCCATGCCATCGCCAAGGCGACTGGGAAAACGACTCTCAGCAATGGCATTTCGAAGTAGTGATAGGTACACCTTGGTGGCCAACAAACCACGCAATACCAACCAATACCAACTGCTGCCGAACGAATCCAAGCAGGACATCGACCGACTCACGAGCGAGTTCCGGCGACAGCACAATTCGAAATAG
- a CDS encoding DUF1580 domain-containing protein → MVANPSTPNRNDSEPDPLRLLTEDVIPLKDVPAELPNRVDVSSVWRWAMRGVGGIRLETVKVGGKKLTSRQAVTRFIRATSRN, encoded by the coding sequence ATGGTCGCCAATCCAAGTACTCCAAACCGCAATGATTCAGAACCTGATCCACTCCGTCTGCTTACCGAGGATGTCATCCCGCTTAAAGATGTCCCAGCCGAGCTTCCCAATCGCGTGGACGTTTCAAGCGTCTGGCGTTGGGCAATGCGAGGTGTTGGTGGCATCAGGCTGGAAACGGTGAAGGTGGGCGGGAAGAAGCTAACAAGCCGCCAGGCCGTCACCCGGTTTATTCGAGCCACGTCGAGAAACTAG
- a CDS encoding tyrosine-type recombinase/integrase has product MPRPKVDAPAYRYHISGQARVTLDGRDFFLGEYDSPESKAKYFTLLAEYNANGKTMPIATPRQLADAPVTVRCITAEFREYIEVKYANNPHHRRTLQNLCMLLEDEYGDVPAAQFGPRKLAELRDLFVASGNNRRYANQQTRSICSIFKHAISRELIDVNILLRLQTLEPLRRGQTPAPESIPRKPVELSIVAATAKKLSPVVRAMVRIQVATGMRPSEVCKMRPSDIDQTDPNTWIYRPAEHKTAHRGKTKAVPILGDARAALQPFMDRSSDAFCFSPKEAIRWHRDQKHAARKTPLSCGDRPGSKCKENPKRPPGDAYTKDSYRRAVQRAAKEAGVEAWTPYQLRYTAGTQVRDALGVEAAQALLGHSHVSMTEHYAKQSEAKAIEAARVLPGLAE; this is encoded by the coding sequence ATGCCACGCCCCAAGGTTGACGCCCCCGCATACCGATACCACATTTCCGGCCAAGCCCGCGTAACACTGGATGGAAGGGACTTTTTCTTAGGCGAATACGACTCGCCCGAGTCGAAGGCCAAGTACTTTACGCTGCTCGCGGAGTACAACGCTAATGGCAAAACAATGCCAATCGCGACACCCCGCCAACTTGCGGATGCCCCGGTCACCGTTCGCTGCATCACGGCCGAGTTTCGCGAGTACATCGAGGTCAAGTACGCCAACAACCCTCACCATCGCCGCACTCTCCAGAACCTCTGTATGCTACTGGAGGACGAATACGGTGACGTCCCGGCTGCCCAATTTGGGCCGAGAAAGCTGGCGGAACTTCGAGATCTGTTCGTCGCCTCCGGGAACAACCGACGATACGCGAACCAGCAAACGCGGTCCATTTGCAGTATTTTCAAGCACGCGATCAGCCGTGAGTTGATTGACGTCAACATCTTGCTTCGGCTTCAAACCCTCGAACCGCTGCGACGGGGACAAACGCCCGCACCAGAATCAATACCAAGAAAGCCGGTGGAGCTGAGTATTGTTGCTGCGACCGCCAAGAAACTGTCTCCGGTGGTGAGGGCGATGGTGCGTATCCAAGTCGCCACCGGAATGCGACCGTCAGAGGTCTGTAAGATGCGGCCCTCCGACATCGACCAAACCGACCCAAACACGTGGATCTACCGACCGGCGGAACACAAAACAGCCCACCGTGGCAAAACCAAGGCAGTCCCAATCTTGGGTGATGCGAGGGCAGCGCTCCAGCCCTTTATGGATCGAAGCTCGGATGCCTTTTGCTTTTCACCTAAGGAGGCGATCCGGTGGCATCGCGACCAAAAGCATGCAGCACGCAAAACGCCTCTGAGTTGTGGGGACCGCCCAGGCTCGAAGTGCAAGGAAAACCCCAAGCGACCACCGGGTGATGCCTACACGAAAGATAGCTACCGGCGAGCCGTTCAACGAGCGGCAAAAGAGGCCGGTGTCGAAGCATGGACGCCTTATCAGCTTCGCTACACCGCAGGGACGCAAGTCCGTGATGCACTGGGTGTGGAAGCAGCACAGGCCCTGCTTGGCCATTCACACGTCTCCATGACCGAACACTACGCGAAGCAATCGGAAGCGAAGGCGATCGAAGCAGCCCGCGTCCTTCCGGGCCTTGCTGAGTAG